In the Streptomyces sp. f51 genome, one interval contains:
- a CDS encoding VOC family protein, producing the protein MDRPAADLAVALGFWTAVTGTELSEPRGKRGEFVTLLPGEGDAYVKAQGVEDGPGGAHVCLSVEDVPALVDRALRLGAGVVADHGGWAVLRSPGGQLFCAVPWDGQSARPPVTEGPAGATSRLDQVSIDLAPDAFDAETVFWGGLTGWESLPGALPEFHLIRPPAGLPLRILLQRLGTGRPTSAHLDLACSDVDAVRARHEALGATTVGRGARWTVMRDPAGGVYCLTGRDPATGSLP; encoded by the coding sequence ATCGACCGGCCCGCCGCGGATCTCGCGGTCGCGCTCGGTTTCTGGACGGCGGTCACCGGCACGGAGCTGTCGGAACCCCGGGGGAAGCGGGGCGAGTTCGTGACGTTGCTGCCCGGCGAGGGCGACGCGTACGTGAAGGCGCAGGGCGTCGAGGACGGCCCCGGGGGCGCGCATGTGTGCCTGTCCGTGGAGGACGTGCCGGCGCTGGTGGACCGGGCGCTGCGGCTGGGTGCCGGCGTCGTGGCGGACCACGGCGGATGGGCCGTACTGCGTTCCCCGGGCGGCCAGTTGTTCTGCGCGGTGCCCTGGGACGGGCAGTCCGCGCGGCCGCCGGTCACCGAGGGGCCGGCCGGAGCGACGAGCCGGCTCGACCAGGTGAGCATCGACCTGGCGCCGGACGCGTTCGACGCCGAGACGGTCTTCTGGGGCGGGCTCACGGGCTGGGAGTCCCTTCCCGGAGCGCTCCCGGAGTTCCATCTGATCAGGCCGCCCGCCGGGCTGCCGCTGCGCATCCTGCTGCAACGGCTCGGCACCGGCCGTCCCACCTCGGCCCACCTGGACCTCGCCTGCTCGGACGTCGACGCGGTGCGGGCCCGTCACGAGGCCCTGGGGGCGACGACGGTCGGCCGGGGCGCACGCTGGACGGTGATGCGGGACCCGGCCGGCGGCGTGTACTGCCTGACCGGCCGCGACCCCGCGACGGGCAGCCTGCCCTAG